In the genome of Deltaproteobacteria bacterium, the window AAGCAGACGCACGATGGTGGAGCACTCCTCGGTGGGGATCTCGAGCTCCGCTGCCAGGCCGGCCAGCGTGCGTTCGAGCAGCGTCTGGCGCAGGCGCTCCAGGCGGCGATGGATCGTGCTCGCGTGCACGCGCTGGGTGGCCGCGATTTCTTCGAGCCCGAGGCCGTCGGCGAAGCGCTGCTGGAGCAGCGCCCGCTCCTTCGGTGCGAGCCCCTCGAGCGCACGGAGCAGGGCTCGGCGGAACGGCTCGCGGTATTTCGCCTTGGCGAGGTTCAGGGTCGGATTCGCCGCGTCCCGACAGAGCTCCTCGGCGAGCAGGTCCTGCGCCAGCTTCGCGTGCCGCTTCTCGTGCCCGAGGCCCCGGCGAGCGGTGCGTTCGGCGACCACGCGAAGCCAGGTCGAGAGGTGCCCGAGGCCGGAGTAGCCGGCGAGGAGCGGAGGCGAACCGCCGCGGCCCACGAAGAGCTCCAGGAGGAGCTCTTGCTCCAGCTCGTCGGCGAGCGCTGCGCCCAGACGCAGCTGGCGCAGCGTGGCGCGAAGGCGCGGGACGAACTCCGCGTAGAACGCGTCACGCGCGGCCGGACTCCCCTCGGCGCAGGCGAAGGCCAGGTAGAGGTCGCCGAGGCGCCAGCGCGGCAGGAGACGCGCCAGGGCGGAGTCGCGGGGGAAGCGGGCCGCCACATGGGCGCAGAAGCGGTCGAGCTCGACGGAGACCGCGGGCCAGGCGGCGACCCCCTCGCGGAGCGCCGCCTCGAGCGACTCCACGAGCTCCGGAGCATGGGCCAGCTCGGCGCGCGCGGCCTCGTCGAGGCGAGCGGAGACGCGCGAGGCCAGGTTCGAGGAGGCTTCGCGGGCGTTCATGGCCGGTACTGAAGGAGGGTGCCGCCCCCTCCGGCGATCCAGCCTTCCCCCGAGGCGCCGATCCACAGCGCGTGCAGCGTGGCGCTGCTGCCGCTCGGCTGTGGGGCCCACGTGCCGCCGAGCAGGCGCGCCAGGTTGCCGTCGCTGCCCACGGTCCAGACGTCGTCCTCGAGGGACGGAAGCGCGCGGCCGGCGATGGCGCGGAAGGGCTTGGCCGTGAAGGCGGGGTTCAGCTTGTCCCACGCGCCGGCCTTGCGGGTCAGGATCACGCCGTGACCGACGATCCACACGCGCTCCGCGGAGCGCCCCCAGACGGCTCGCAGCGTGCTGCCGGAGGGAGACGCGTCCGGGACCCAGGCGCCGGGCGCGCTGCCGTGGCGCAGGATCGTCCCCCCTTCTCCCACGGCCCAGGCCTCGTCGCCCGAACTCGAGGCCCAGACGCCGAGGAGGTTCGACGTCGTGGGGCTCGTTGCGCGCGTCCAGCTCGTCCCGTCGTAGCGCAGGATCGCGCCGCCCGACCCGACGCTCCAGACGCTCGAGGGCGAGCTCCCCCACACGCTGGTGAGATCCGTGGTGACGGGGCTCGCCTCGGCGCGCCAGCTCTCGCCCTGGAGCGCGAGGATGGTGCCCCCGGCGCCGACGGCGAAGGCGTGGCCCGCTCCGTCGCCCCAGACGGCCTGCAGCGCGGCGCTCGTCGGGGAGGTCGCGCGGCTCCAGCTCCCGCCCTGACAGCGCAGGATCACGCCGCCGGCCCCCACGGCCCAGAGGTTCGACGCGTCGGTTCCCCAGAGGCCGTAGAGCGACTCGGAGACCGAAGACGTGACCGCCTTCCACGCGCCGCCAGACGCGGCGTCGCCTCCGGCGTCGTGCGGCAAGGGCTGCGTCGCGTCCGTGGTGCGGGTGTCGCGCTGCGCCGCCCCGTGGTCGAGACCTCCGTCGCCGCGCGCCGGGGCGAGCCCGGAGGGGGTCGGGAGCGAGAGCTGACAGGCCGCGAGCCAGGTCGCGCTCGCAAGAGGGAGCGCGCGCACCCCCCAGCGTCCGATCAGTCGCGCTCGCCGTCGAGGGTCGTGCACGCTCGCGATCGTAGCGCCTTTCCGGCGAGAGTTCACCCTTAAGGGACCCTTCGTCCGACCGTGCCTCCTCGGCAGGCGCGCGCGCCGCGATCTACCGGGGCACGACCGACGCGAACGACGTGCCGATGCGCGGACTCTCGATCCAGTGGTAGGCCGTGCCGGTGAGCTCCGAGCTGCGGTAGAGCCCCATCTTGAGATAGACGTACGCGTCGCCCGGGCACATCGTGGGCATGCGGTACTGCGTGCTGCCGTCCTTGAAGGTCTGCCGCACGCCGTCCAGCCAGAGCTCGACGAACCCCACGCTCTGGCTCTTGGAGAACTTGATGTGGAAGACGAGGTCGTGCCACGCGCCGGCGAAGGCCGGTACGCTCGGGCCGTACCACATCACGCCGTAGAGCTCCGAGCGCACGCTCACCTTGCCGTCGTAGAAGGTGAGTCCGATGGCCGGGCCGCCGCACGACGAGTCGCCCTTGAACTGCGTCAGATTCCCGCCGTTGCCGCTCGAGCGGAAGGCGATGCCGGCGTTGATGCGCGTGCGCCAGCCGAAGTAGAGGTCGTCGCCCTCCACGTACTTGAAGTAGGTGCCGTTCGGCAGGACCGAGCCGTAGAGCTCGCAGCGGGCCTTTCCGTCGGTGTAGCGGTCCCCGTCCACGAGCTTGGCCTGGTAGACCTTGCCGAAGCGGCCCTCGGGGTCGGTCACGAGGTCCAGACGATCGGGGTAGGCCTCCTGCTGGTTCTTCCAGGCGGCCATGCCGTTGCTGTCGGCGTCCGCGTGCCAGAGCGGCGTCGTGCCGCCGGGAGGGGGCGCGGAGGAGTCGGCGGTCGGTGGGCGCGTCGTGTCCGTCGCCACGCGCGCGTCGGCGACGCGCAGAGTATCCGTCGCCACGCCGCTGTCGCGCTTCACCGTGGCGAGGTCCGCGCCCGGCGCGCCAAGGTCCGCGGCGGGCGCGGCCAGGTCGGCGCTCGGCACAGCGCCGCTGTCGGGTCGACACTCGCAGTACTTGGGCGTCCGCCCGTTGCAGGGGCACCCCTTTCCCTTGCCGTCGGAGTCGTGACCTCGGTACTCGGAGGGGCCCCCGTCGTCGAGCGGACCCCCCGCGAGCTGGCTCGAGCAGGCCGCCGGTCCGAGCAGGGCCAAAAGGACGAGGGACACGAGCCCGGCGCGGGGCCGGTCCTCCGTCGGGTGCCCTCCTCGGGCGAGGGGTCTGCGAGAGGCCGGATTTCGTCGCGTCATGGATCCCCTTTCGATGGCTCGCTGTGAAAGGGAAGTGCGGGGCGGCCTGGTTTTTTTGCGCGGCGGGGCGACGATTTCCGCGGTTATCTCACAAGGGCCTGAAATCCCGGGGCCGAGGCCGGGGCCCGGCCCTACGCCTCGACGGCGGTCGCGGAGGGGAGCGGGCCTTCTGCTTCGAGCGTCCGCGGCAGCCGGAGCAGGCAGAGCCACCCCGGCACGAGCGCGAGCCCGAAGAGGAGCCAGAGGCGCGGCTCCTGGTGCAGGAGCCCCACCGCGTGTCCGAGGAGGAGCAGCGCCACCCCGGCGAGGCGGGCCTTCAGATACCCGCGGAGCAGTGCCCCGACGAAGAGGCGTCCGCGCAGCAGCCGTACCGCCGGCCAGAGGAGCAGGAGGTCGGTCGGCCAGAGCAGCAGCGCGAGTTCGTTCTCGCGGATCTCGGGGAGCTTCACGAAGAGGACGAGGCTCCAGACGAGCAGGCCGTTCAGCCCCACGAGCAGCGCCGACGGGACGAGGCAGAGCCCCGTCCAGCGCGAACGTTTGCGCGCGAGATAGAGCGCGAGCGCGCCGAGGAGCGCGAGGCCTCCCGCGGTCAGCCCGAGGAGCGTCACGCCGGCGAGCGGATTTCCCTGATTGGCCTCGGGACCCACGCGGCGGTGCAGCACGTCGACCGGCCCGAGGAGCGAGCGCCCGCCGACCTGCACCTTGCCCAGGTCGGGTTCGAGGAACATCGGCAGAAACCCCCCTGTCCAGGCGTCCACGGGGCGGTCGAGCGCGCGGCCGAGGAGGAGCTCGCTCAGCGCCAGCACCTCGAGCCGCCCGGCGAAGCCTTCGCGCGTGAGGTCGCGGAAGGTATAGCCGGTGGGCCGGCCCCGAAGCTGCCGCTCGACCGCGCCGCCCGTCACGTCGTCGAGGAGGTCGCGCAGGCGCGTGGTGCAGTTGTCGAGGTAGTGGTGATAGGTGTAGGTGCGATTCTCGGGCAGGAGATTTCGCGCCAGGCGGCTCGCGAGCGCGCGGTGCTGCGCGTCGGTCAGGTTGAGCGGGATGCGCCGGATGCCGCGGTTCTCGCGCCGGTAATAGCGCACCGTCGCCGCGTAGCTGTCCGCCACGACCCAGAAGCGTGCCTTGCCGCGCAGAAAATCGAAGATCAGGCCCGGGGCGCCGAAGTCCGTGTAGCCGTAGTTGTAGACCGCGTCGTCGTGGCCGCCGCCCCGCACGCGAAAGGCGGCGTGCCCGAAGCGCGTGTAGAGGTCCTCCCCGCGTCCCATCGTGAGGAGCTCCACGCGCACGGCTTCGGGAGCGGCGGCAGCCGGCCGCGCGAGCGCTCCGAGGGCGAGCACGAGCGCGGCGGTCGCGCCGGTGGCGTGGAAGGAGAGCCGCGAGACCATCGATCTCTATGATGCACGCCGGCTTCGGGCGGCGCCAGGCGGTGTGCCGCTCTCCGCGGCGCGCGAGGTCACCGGAAGAGCAAGCGCCGCAGCGTCTTCAGCGCGTAGGTGGCGAAGTCCTGGCCGGAGCGTTCGACCGCCTCGAGCGAAAAGCCGGCGCTCGCGAGGAGGCGCTCCTCTTTGTCGCTCCCCTCTCCGACGACGAAGACCAGCGCGCGGTTTCGCGCGTCGGCGGCGATCGCGCGCCGGTACGCCGGCAGCACCTGAGCGAGGTTCTCGATCCCCGTGTCGGTGACGATGACGTAGTCCCTGGGCAGCGAGTGGCGGAGGGCCAGGTCGCTGGGCCGCGGCAGGCGCGTCTGGCCCTTTTGCTGGAGGGTGAGCAGGCGGTGGAGCTCGTCCACCTGCTTCGTGGGGCGCAGCAGGATGCTCTCCGAGGAGAAATTGACGAGGGCCACCGGATAGCGGCGCGAGAGGGCCGAGAGCGCGGCGCCGGCGGCGCAGATCACCGCGGCGGGGGCTCTCTTCTGCTGCTGCATCGAGCCGGAGGTGTCCACGAAGAGCACCAGCAGGCGCTCGGAGCTGCGCGGCAGCTGCCGATAGGGGTCGCAGGCCTGACGCCCGGTGGAGCCGCCGAAGGGAAGGGTGGCGAGCGTCAGGAGCCCCACCTCGCCGAGGCCCGGAGGGCGCTCGCGGTCGCCCAGGTTTCGCAGCAGGCGGCCGCCGTCCTCGTAGCGCGCCAGCTCGAGCCCGTCGAGGCGCTCGCGCGTGGTCACCGCGGGGGCCCTGGCCGTCGCGTCGGTCGGGTGACGCGGGCGGAAGGTGGCCAGTCGATCCTTTCCCACGTGGCGCGAGGCGGGGGCCTGTGCGGCGCTGCCCGACGGGCGATCGCAGCCCCGCATGCGCAAGAGGCACGGGTCGAGCGGTGGGCCGGCACGGTGGGAGCCCTCGGTCTGGCCGCGCCCGGGCTCGCGGGTGGCACGGGTCCTGGGCGGCGCGGCTCCGCGAGGCCTCGCACCCGAGGAGCGCACGGCGCGCTCGGACGCCGCGGTCTTCGGCCGGGGCACCGGGTCGGCGGGGGCGAGCAGGGTGCGAGCGGTGCCGGGGCGCGTCCCGTGAGAGCGCATCGGTTCGAGCACGACCTCGGTCACGGCGTCGGGGGTCACGGCGGCAGGCTCGCCCTCGGGGGTCACGAGCCAGAGCAGCACGGCCAGCAGGTGCAGGGCCACCGAGGCCGCCAGAGCGCGAGGCATCCTTCTCTCTGGCGCTCGACCCATGCCGATCGTTGCCTCCACCGCGCGGCCTTCACTGCTAAGGAGCAACCCGTGTGCCACCGCTCGCGCCGGGTCGCCGTCGCGCTTCCTCCAGGTGTTACGCGGCGGGCCGCCCGCAGCCTTGTGGCACCGGCGTCACACCGGCGCAGAGCCCGCACACCCGACGGCGATTGGCGGTTCGCGCCTCTGCGCGGTACAACCGTGGCCAGCATGCCCCGGTCGATCTCGGGCCGCATCTTCGGCGGCTTCCTCGTGCTGATGCTGGCCTTCGGCGGCGTGATGGGCTTCGCCATCTACCGCATGCAGGCCGTGCGCGAGCAGCTCGCCCTCATCAACCGGAGCTACCTGCGCCTGACGCTGCTCCTCGGGGAGCTGCACGTGACGCAGGGGAACCTGCTCACCACCGTGGCCGAGCGGGCCGCGGGGGGCGGCATCTCCGATTTCGTGCAACGTCAGGTGGAGCTGGCCCGCCAGTACCGGCTGAATCGCGTGCGTGCGGCGCGTCAACTCGTGCACCGCACGCTCGCGGCGCAGGCGGGTCATCGCGACGTCCAGGTGCTGCGGCGCATCGAGACCAGCCTGCGCGAGCTCGAGCAGGCCTTCGCCGGCCACGAGGGGCGCTTCGACCGGCTCTTCGGCGCGCAGGGGGGGGAGGGGTGGCAGCTGCGCCAGGTGGGGGAGGCGCTGCTCGGGCAGGAGCGCAAGCTCGGCAGCCGCATCTGGCGTCTGCGGTACCTTCTGCGCGGCGAGGTCGAGGCGGCCGCCCTCGAGGTGGAGGCCGATCAGCGCGCCACCGTCTGGGCCGGCTCGGCGCTGGTGCTCCTGGTGCTCCTCGTCAGCCTCGCGGTGACCCTGCGCGCGCGTCGCACGCTGAGCCCGCTCCGCACGCTCGTGGAGGGGACCAAGCGCATCGGGAGCGGGGACTACGCCGGGCGCGTGAACGTCCCCTCCGACGACGAGCTCGGCGTGCTGGCCGCCGAGTTCAACCACATGGCCTCCGCCGTCGAGGAGCGCGAGCAACGCCTCATCCGCAGCGAGCGCATGGCCGCCGCGGGGCTCCTCGCCTCGCACATCACGCACGAGGTGCGCAATCCGCTCAGCTCCATCTCGCTCAACACCGAGATGCTCGAGGAGGAGCTGACCGCCTTCGCTCCCGACGCGAGCCAGGAGGCGCGGGCTCTCTGCGGCGCGATCCGCAAGGAGGTGGATCGCCTGACTGGCATCACCGAGGAGTACCTGGCCTTCGCGCGCCTGCCGAAGCCGAACCTCGAGACCGAGAACGTGAACGAGATCCTGGGCAGCCTGCTCTCCTTCATGTCCGGCGAGCTGGCGGGTCGCGGCGTGAAGCTCGAGTACGCGCCGGGCGGGGTGCCCACGATCCAGGCCGACGAGAATCAGCTGCGGCAGGCCTTTCTGAACCTCGTGCGCAACGCCGGCGAGGCGATGGCAGCGACGGGAGGGGTGCTGCGGGTCACCACCGCGGCCGAGGAGGGCGCGGTGGAGGTGCGGGTGGCCGACACCGGCCCCGGGATCGACGGCGTCCACCTCGGGCGGGTCTTCGAACCTTTCTTCTCCACCAAGGAAGGCGGGACGGGGCTGGGGCTGGCGCTCACGCAGCAGATCGTGCAGGAGCACGGCGGCGGGATCGCCGTGGAGAGCACGCCTGGAACGGGCACGACCTTCACCGTGCGTTTGCCTGTTTCGGGGGGGCGGGATAGAGTGGGAGAGGTCTAGGAAGAGCGCATGAATCCTCGGCGGAGGCGTTTGGGCAAGGGTGGCCCGGCCAGAGGGGGGCGGAGGTCCGAACGGCCTGCCGTGGAGTCCGGCGGCGCGAAGGGGAACGTGACCGAGGACTCGTCCGGCGACAGCGACGACGATCGTCGCATCCACGCGCGAACGAACCTGGTGCTCAAGGTGGAGTACGGGAGCCTCGACGGCTTCCTGCAAGACTACACCACCAACATCAGCCAGGGCGGGACGATGATCCGCACGAGCCGCTCCCTCGTCGCGGGCGAGGAGGTGGAGCTCCTGCTCTCCTTCCCGGGGCTCCTGACGACCGTTGCTCTGCGCGGCGTGGTGCGCTGGGTCCAGCCGGCCGAGGGGGAAGACCAGGCGGTCGGCGTCGAGTTCGACCAGAAGAAGGAGGCCGAGTGGCAGGCCATCCGGGAGCTGGTGCAGCGCATCGCCGCGGGGGACGAGTCGGTGGTCGTCTCCGCCACCGTGCGCATCCTCGTGGTGGAGGACAACGTCCACGTGGCGAACCTGATCCGTCGCGGGCTCGAGGCGCACCTGCGGCGGCACGCGGGCAACATCGCCTTCGAGACGGCGCACGCGGGGGACGGTCGCGAGGCGCTGACCATGCTCGAGCAGGAGGCCTTCGACCTCCTGATGGTCGACATCTACCTGCCCGTGATGGATGGCGAGACGCTCATCCGGAAGCTACGCGCCGATCCGCGGTGGGCGACGATTCCGATCATCGGGGTCAGCGCGGGCGGCG includes:
- a CDS encoding polysaccharide lyase, which encodes MTRRNPASRRPLARGGHPTEDRPRAGLVSLVLLALLGPAACSSQLAGGPLDDGGPSEYRGHDSDGKGKGCPCNGRTPKYCECRPDSGAVPSADLAAPAADLGAPGADLATVKRDSGVATDTLRVADARVATDTTRPPTADSSAPPPGGTTPLWHADADSNGMAAWKNQQEAYPDRLDLVTDPEGRFGKVYQAKLVDGDRYTDGKARCELYGSVLPNGTYFKYVEGDDLYFGWRTRINAGIAFRSSGNGGNLTQFKGDSSCGGPAIGLTFYDGKVSVRSELYGVMWYGPSVPAFAGAWHDLVFHIKFSKSQSVGFVELWLDGVRQTFKDGSTQYRMPTMCPGDAYVYLKMGLYRSSELTGTAYHWIESPRIGTSFASVVPR
- a CDS encoding TIGR02266 family protein, producing MTEDSSGDSDDDRRIHARTNLVLKVEYGSLDGFLQDYTTNISQGGTMIRTSRSLVAGEEVELLLSFPGLLTTVALRGVVRWVQPAEGEDQAVGVEFDQKKEAEWQAIRELVQRIAAGDESVVVSATVRILVVEDNVHVANLIRRGLEAHLRRHAGNIAFETAHAGDGREALTMLEQEAFDLLMVDIYLPVMDGETLIRKLRADPRWATIPIIGVSAGGEALRQSVLAAGADFFLSKPIRLADVLSTMRKLVISARHRFPSEEGASTDHDK
- a CDS encoding HAMP domain-containing protein, whose product is MPRSISGRIFGGFLVLMLAFGGVMGFAIYRMQAVREQLALINRSYLRLTLLLGELHVTQGNLLTTVAERAAGGGISDFVQRQVELARQYRLNRVRAARQLVHRTLAAQAGHRDVQVLRRIETSLRELEQAFAGHEGRFDRLFGAQGGEGWQLRQVGEALLGQERKLGSRIWRLRYLLRGEVEAAALEVEADQRATVWAGSALVLLVLLVSLAVTLRARRTLSPLRTLVEGTKRIGSGDYAGRVNVPSDDELGVLAAEFNHMASAVEEREQRLIRSERMAAAGLLASHITHEVRNPLSSISLNTEMLEEELTAFAPDASQEARALCGAIRKEVDRLTGITEEYLAFARLPKPNLETENVNEILGSLLSFMSGELAGRGVKLEYAPGGVPTIQADENQLRQAFLNLVRNAGEAMAATGGVLRVTTAAEEGAVEVRVADTGPGIDGVHLGRVFEPFFSTKEGGTGLGLALTQQIVQEHGGGIAVESTPGTGTTFTVRLPVSGGRDRVGEV
- a CDS encoding sigma-70 family RNA polymerase sigma factor — its product is MNAREASSNLASRVSARLDEAARAELAHAPELVESLEAALREGVAAWPAVSVELDRFCAHVAARFPRDSALARLLPRWRLGDLYLAFACAEGSPAARDAFYAEFVPRLRATLRQLRLGAALADELEQELLLELFVGRGGSPPLLAGYSGLGHLSTWLRVVAERTARRGLGHEKRHAKLAQDLLAEELCRDAANPTLNLAKAKYREPFRRALLRALEGLAPKERALLQQRFADGLGLEEIAATQRVHASTIHRRLERLRQTLLERTLAGLAAELEIPTEECSTIVRLLQGSFEVSLRSFFRGPSESNDDAP
- a CDS encoding DUF4105 domain-containing protein; this encodes MVSRLSFHATGATAALVLALGALARPAAAAPEAVRVELLTMGRGEDLYTRFGHAAFRVRGGGHDDAVYNYGYTDFGAPGLIFDFLRGKARFWVVADSYAATVRYYRRENRGIRRIPLNLTDAQHRALASRLARNLLPENRTYTYHHYLDNCTTRLRDLLDDVTGGAVERQLRGRPTGYTFRDLTREGFAGRLEVLALSELLLGRALDRPVDAWTGGFLPMFLEPDLGKVQVGGRSLLGPVDVLHRRVGPEANQGNPLAGVTLLGLTAGGLALLGALALYLARKRSRWTGLCLVPSALLVGLNGLLVWSLVLFVKLPEIRENELALLLWPTDLLLLWPAVRLLRGRLFVGALLRGYLKARLAGVALLLLGHAVGLLHQEPRLWLLFGLALVPGWLCLLRLPRTLEAEGPLPSATAVEA